TTCAGTTGATTTACATTATCTGTATAATATCCAACTTCCAAAGCCAACACTCCAACCACTATGAATCGCCCCATAACCACCCGTCCTATCTCTCTCTGTAAAAATTTCACCTCACGGTCTCCCACCTGCCATCGAATTTTGCGTTATTTTTCCAGCGATACGTCAATGTTGGCTGCTCTCCACCTTCCAGTCCCCTGTGCTAGCTTTTATCTCATACGATCCCAATCTGCGCAAGCGTTGTTGTCCATAAAGAAAGTTGTCTAagagtttttaattaaaaaaatattttataagggcctttttattaattttctaaaAAATTATATACTTTTTAGAATGACGTATTACAGACAACaaaaatctttcattttttttttcttaagaaatTATATTCGGAACTATTATATGTTCAAGGTCTAATATTGAAATAATTTTCTTTGACTTTTGTCAATAAAAAATTCATATGAAATGAGTGCATGACGATTCTTTGGGTGCTCACATTTAATTAGAATCCCACCGAGAAGGAAAGAAAACCTCAAGGTTTAGGACAATTTAAATCAAACTTGGCTAAAGATGCTTAGGCCCAAAAATTTAAAGTGTTAACTCCAGCCCAATTAAGGATGAGCAAACTATTAAGACATTGAATTCGTGGGAAATAATTTTCGATATCTTCTTTTGTTCTGTTGCATTTCACTTCATGTTTTAGTATCTTAATTCCCAATTCATTCAATCTTGTAATTCGCTAGAATATAGGTAACGAAATGATTCAAAtagatttcaaaatttcaaaagctCGGTAAGTTGACTTGCTATGGGTTGGAAGGCAAGGAACTCAAAGTGCCACACGTTACTGATTTTTTAAGGCATTTCTTACCGCAAAAGCTACCGTAACTACTATTGTATTCATCCTTTTATGTATATTAGATCGAATTTATTCGATTTCTAAAAAAGGTTATTAACTCGTAAGGAATTGtttgaaagtacttttaaaataactgaaaacgcttttaaagaaaatatttttgggtttcaaaagcacttaaggccatcttcaaccgaatggtccaaagggccagagggtcgaaaatagcccgaaaaccgtctccaaccgaaggctaggccagagggctgtgGAATCTAagagggccccacggaatcgaaaagggccaaagggctagaGGGTTGGGCACTTCCAGCTGGCTAGATTTTTTTAAATGTGTCggattttctgtcggttataaccgacaggaatacattCTATTACTTAGTATAAATGTATTACTGTTGGTTATAACCAACATAAATTCTtaagaaaaatttcaaattcaacggctagctgactagctgttgcatttgaattttttttttacatttattattattttctatatacaaaatttttcatataacttctattttttcctataacttttattttacaaaatttgtttcatatttttttttaaattccattttttcctataacttctatttcacaaaatttattttattttattttaaattcttttttttttcctataacttctatttcacaaaatttgtttcatatttttttaaattatattttttttcctataacttcctaagccattatacaacattaaattaaattaagtaacatgaaacaacattaaacaatatgaaacaacattaaataacattaatcaacatacaaattatacaacatgaaacttaaacaacatttttaaaaataaattatgtttgaccttATGGCtttttggccctcggttggagacggttttttttgACAGGGTTAAAATGAGCCctttagccctcggttggagatggaggcaaatatggtcatgtactgttcattaaaatattaatatcttgaaggATCTTTGAGGACCAgatggctaaaacgagtcatctggccagccatcggttggagatggcctaatatGCTTCatggaagcacttcaagtgcttttaaggattcacttgcgTTTTTTACTAATGATTGGTTCCAACAATACTTTTACAAAAacatttttagtcatttaaaaaaaaaatccaaacgaACTATAGTTTAATGAGGAAATTTTCACCAATGATTGTGAATGACTAATTTTTTTCAAGCTTTTCGACCTTGGTTCCGTAGGAACAAATTAGAATAATTGGGAAACAAAACCGTATAACCTTGTGTTTTCATTTTGATAGCCAACAATacataagaccatctccaaaatAGATGTCAAATtgtaaacataaaatttaaatttgaatgcTTATGTGacactttgatttttttttattttgttcaccaagccatatgtcaaatttgaattattattattacattttaacttttaatattgtaatatgtattaaaaaaataataacgacaaaaatatttatttatcactaaaaatagatttgaaattgttgtcaaatttgacagcaactaCCTTTACTGTTAATTCATATCATAccattgtttggacccaaaatatcggtttgggccgagtttagaGTTGTTCTCGGCCCAGAGGCCGTACTTAGGAGTCGATGGGGGTCATCCGGTTGATGGGCCACATAGCCAAGGTCGCCCGTGTCCCATTAGGAATCCATGggtagttgaatcctgataCGAGAAAAAGTTTCGACAAGATAAGGATGttggagtttgggattgaatGCGGCCTAATAAGGgggttgagttcaaagtcctagtaggagTAGGACTGGCCGAGATAAGGTTGGATCGGGGGAATGAGTTCTAATCCGAGTATGGTTGTGATTTGATTGGAAGTAGGTTGACTAGTATAAATAGAGAGATGATGACATCATTAAGGtatctccaattcaacacacaaacagcCATGTGCAAACCCTCACTTTCGCGAAACCTTTCAAcaatcttgagatttttatttccttttccgtcgacacatcttcagttttgataaacagcaatgtgaaggcaaccggtgatacctttagtttggataaacaacaatATCACCGTAGAACCAGCCGACTGcgaaacaccttcagtttggataaacaacattgcgtcgaggccgactggttatctatccaagtctcggttgagAAAAACTTTCGGGTCTTTATTGGCAGATGTCATCTCATTAGCATGTTCAGCGAGGCAAGTTGTTATAGTTTActagggctcggcacattgaatgccgagttgttttatgattggatactcacaagtaaGCTTTAGAGTTCAACATTCTTATGGCCGAACCACTTTCACTATCAAGACGCacatttgttttgagtacttgtgcccATATAGTCTGGTGTCGATTCGACGTGCTTATACTTTAACGAATATAATCAATATGACCGAATCCGGCGCCGacaatttgtgaacttcgcagaactagcagtcttgtcttcaggctctagaatcCGAAGGCCGGGAGTGTTCATTCCTCAGCCGTAATCGAAAGATCGAGAAGTCATCAACGCatccaacgcaacatcaacatattttactcctcggtcgacgagttggcacgtccGCATACAActaaaggacgtagttagctcattagttactcggcctgcgcgctgCATAAGCtttgtagtttttaaggtcaacgACCATATAGGAATGACATTTTGTTGATGTTTTACTGTTATTGCTaatataagtgaagaggaatttACTTTAGTTGGTAACTTATCTTCTAGGTAAAAAATGCATGATAAATTTGTGTACACGTTGAAATTATTGGTAAGAAGAATATATTTGTGTACTATTTTATATTCATATTCTCTCCTGCCTGCAACATTATTAAAAATGTCGCATTCTCTCTATAAATGCCAACATTCTCTCTTTAAATgccattttattttgtcatgcAACCTGTCTTTTCTAcctacaaaattttaaaaagtgttgctattattttatttacatGATTTTGTCGCTCAGTATCTTTCGTTTTCATTTTATATGGAGTCCTGCCcatatatttaatttgtttCCATTTGTGTTGAAAAAATCAGATTCTTTTAGTTGAAGCTATCCTATGGGAATTAGGAATATGCCATAAGGCCCGTTTAATAGGTTAAATGAGATAAGGCATTATGAATAATATTAGATTAGTAGGGACACGTGAGATAAAATTTGTAATCTATGTACAAAGATATGTTAGATAACCCAAATGATTCATAACCTCTCATATATGATATGTTTATTTCACATTTTGACATAATAAATAAAGAACTTGACTTAAATCCATTGTACTTGATTATAACCTATTCAACCAGTTTACCGTACAGACCCTAAAAGCACGAGGGTCCTCCATAgctttcaagtttatttttgaTTGGACATGagaaaatgagaaagaaagagatggaAATTGAGTTAAAGAGCATGAAATTCTCAACCAATGAACAactttaaaataattataataacgTTAATATTATTGGAAAAGAAaccttattattttataaatgttCTTTTATAGCTttctaatttcattttttaacatACATGTTGCAAACGTAGTATAAATCTTTTAGTTATCAAAAATACCcaattaagttttaattaattattatgaaaaattggagttaattaaaattgaatttAGAACGGGACATATAACGGAGAGGGTTTTAAATAATAACAACCGAAACGTTTTCAGTTTATTTCTATTTTGGTTAATTTCCAtctcccttctctttcttcctaAAGTTTCCGGATTTCTTCATTTTGTTGCAAGAAAACGAGCAGCCCCGCTCCAACCGggcctttctctctcctcctcaccTAAATGCACGCCAGATATTGGAGTTAGGGACACCCTGTCACCCAGCACCCAagatctcaaattctcaatgctTATAGGTCGGTGACAGGCCAAAATATCAAAGATCTAAGGAGGAGGACCAACCAACCAATCAGATCTTTGAAATTCCTCTGATTTTTCCATCTGGGTTTTGCTGGGCTTATGATGGGGTGGAGGTACAGAGCTGGGTTGTTCCTAATTGCTGCTGTTGTTGTCATTTGGGTCACCTCTGCAGAAGTTACCCAGGTTTGTCCTTTCTTCTACTCTTtccaaatttgaaaatatgcAATTTAGTAATTTAATTTTAGAGTTTTGGGTCAAATTTGATTCATGGTAATGCATTTTGCATCTGATTTGACTTTTGCTGATGGGTTTTGTGAGTTATTTGGGTTGGAAATGATTGGAATTTGTTAAGGATTTGTACCCAAGTGATAAACTTTATTAGAAGATTGAATGTTAGCTTGAACTTGTTTAAGACGACGTCGTAGTGCTTCACCCATAGAGGAAACGTAGTAAAGATATTAGTTTATTTGTTGTTCACGAGTTAGTAGGGATCAAAACATTAGTAAGTAAAGGTTGTTCTTTTCCTTCGTTTTCGTCCTGTTGATTCTTTGCAACCATGGGGTATAACTAATGGTTCTGGGTTTAACCAGCATAGCGAAAAGAAAAGGTTTTGTTGGAGGACAGCCGTTAGAAATGTTAAATATAGCATATTCTGGAACAGAATAGAAATAGCATTCAAGTGCATAAGCGCAGTTATCTGTGGTGCCTTAGGGACTGAAGGACGCGAAATGCACACCAAGATTGAACCTTTTTTGAGTGTTGTGCCTCGGCTTAGTTGGTTGACACTGAGTTGAATCCGAACATTCTATGTTCAACTGCTTTTGCGTCTCCATGCCCTCATCTCTATCTTAGTAATGAAAGTTTTGATTGATTAGTTAGTAAGCCAAAGTTTGTTTTTTAGTTACTGAATTGAGCTTGGTGTTCATGTGGTGGCCAAATAAGTGATGCTTGATGTGCATTTAAACTAACCTAAATACTAgattaatttaaaccaaattaaactcaCAAGCGCAtgaatcaattgtagtaagatATGCAAATACGAGGTCGATTCCATAGGGATTTCTTTAGTACTAATTCAGCTGACTAATCACGCTAGActtaatcaaataaataaaggatagattgaattgaataattgattaagactaaaattaacaattaaagtaaaagaaaattaattaaaataaacacacaacaGAAAAATAATTTGAGAAACAGTGAAGTCTAAGTTATGAATCCAcctaccacttagtactacggtttggtGGTACTCattttcacttggaagtgagaggttttaggttcgaatctcgtggatggtgaattcgataccaaattaggttgcccattgtgtggcttagccgaactccccctccccttagtgtaaaaatatcgatgtactaaaaaaaaagttatgaatCCACCAACAACAATCGTACTTACTTTTCCTACAGCAAACTACTATCCCATTACCATGCCAATGTTAAAGGTTGTTCTTTCTAAAGTAACCTGTGGTCAGCCATCAACTTGTGTATCTCTACATGATAACTAAATCCTATTGGTTAAACATAcaattaaacacaaaaattcCATAGAAGAACTATGTCAACCAAGTAGGACTAGCTTGATATTGGTTATCCTCGCTAGTTTATCTACTCTTCTTAATCATAATTTCAGTAAACCTTATTGATTTGTCTAAGTATCTAGATGCAAAATTTCTAAGGGTGATCAATCATTAGAAATCTGAATCTAGAATGAAATATGCCTAAAGATTAAGAACATACAATGACATAGAATCAATTAGCAATTAACAAAGTACTTCTCAAATATTCATGTCATGGCTTCATCATAACTTTAGAAAATAACTTAGTTACAACTTAcacatataaataaaaataaaagaaagatagaACCAGGAATCCATGGCAAGGCACGTACTCTTCTTCGCGAATTGCGGTGATGGTGAATGGTGTGGTATGTGGTTGCAGTCATATAGAGAGAGCTTATGACGCCTTATATATACTagaaaaaaccctaaaagaTCTGGTAGAAACTCtcctaaaacaaaacaaattcctAAAAAATTAATGACGCCAACTAGGAAATTATCCTTCTGGGAAACACATAACCTGTGTTGCATGCCAGATTTGGGGTTGATTCCGCTTCTGGAAAATTCTGGAAAAATAGGAAAATTGTAGCTCTATGTCTTAAGCTTTCCAAGCATAAATTGCACGTCACTAGGAAAAATCAGGAAAGCCTCCAATTTTTCATTCTCCCACAGCTGCATAGTTCTGACAGGAATGCAACTTCTGCGGGAATGATTTACAAAACTGGAGTGTTTGGCTCCATGGAAAAATATGAAAGCTGGACACAACGATCTTCAGCTTCTTAGCTTTCTCCTCCAATTGGCCTTACATCAAAATTCCTCCAGAAAGTCAAATTATCCCCAAAAACGTTCCAAGTGCGCAGAGTAGCTGAAATTAAGCAAAGTAATAAGGCtcttttaaaatcaatttcttaaCAAAACCTAGGGATAATTGACGTAAAAATATAGGAAATAATGCACCTATCAATGCAGCTCAAAATTCGGGCTGCTTCTGAAAAGCTACGCTGAATTGAACCCTTTTAGCAGATGATTGTGAGTGTTATCTAATTGCTTCAACTGAAACCTTTCCCCTGAATGGTCGGATTTTAAGCTGAAAATTTGTCACACGTTATAGAAATTCTTTGATTCAGTTCTTTGATATGGCGCATTGTCTTAACCTATATATTTGATAATGCTGTGCACAGTTTGGTTCTAGCTGACCAATATTGTGACTTCTGCAGGGTATATTTACGGACTATAAGCAGCCATTTGTAGTAACATATCTCGGAGCTTCTCTTATGGTAGTTTACATCCCAATAGCATTCATTAAGGATTGGTTGTGTAATTTTCTAAAACGCCGCTCCTCTAAAAGTGATAAAAATGCAGAAAGCAGCATGAATGAGTTTTCTGCTGGATTTAGTTCTACTCTAAAACTCAATGGAGTGAAAGACTTTGAATTGGAAATTCATGGGTCCTTGACCAGAAAAGACAGTGATGCAGACCTTTCACCTCATGCAGAAGAACAGCCTTTGGTTTCTAAATACAAAGATGATTTAAATGTGCTGAAACATGATAAAGAGGTTACTACGAGGCAAATTGCTACTTATGGGTTTTACATTGCCCCTCTCTGGTTTATTACGGAGGTAAGGAACTTCCTAAAGCTACTTTGTTCAAGAATATTTTCCATTGACTTTTAGGTGCTGTTGAGTCCGAGACGTGTTTAACAAATGAGATATGTTTCTTTGAATTGAtaattcaaaattattgtgAAGGACGTAAAGAAGATTcttattgattattttttgttgtttcagTATTTTTCAAATGCTGCTCTCGCGCGTACAAGTGTTGCAAGTACAACAGTATTATCCTCGACGTCAGGACTCTTTACTCTTTTTGTAGGTGCATTCTTGGGCGAAGATTCTTTAAATGTAGCAAAGGTGGTCGCTGTCTTTGTTAGCATGGCTGGTGTAGCTATGACAACTCTGGGCAAAACATGGG
Above is a window of Malus sylvestris chromosome 15, drMalSylv7.2, whole genome shotgun sequence DNA encoding:
- the LOC126605651 gene encoding uncharacterized transporter C405.03c-like isoform X1; translation: MMGWRYRAGLFLIAAVVVIWVTSAEVTQGIFTDYKQPFVVTYLGASLMVVYIPIAFIKDWLCNFLKRRSSKSDKNAESSMNEFSAGFSSTLKLNGVKDFELEIHGSLTRKDSDADLSPHAEEQPLVSKYKDDLNVLKHDKEVTTRQIATYGFYIAPLWFITEYFSNAALARTSVASTTVLSSTSGLFTLFVGAFLGEDSLNVAKVVAVFVSMAGVAMTTLGKTWATDESQLSAANGKRSLVGDMFGLLSAMSYGLFTVLLKKFAGEGGERVDVQKLFGYIGLFTLVLLWWLIWPLTALGIEPKFMIPHSAKLEEVVIANGFIGSVLSDYFWALCVVWTTPLVATLGMSLTIPLAMVADMFIHGRHYSAVYILGSVQVFAGFVIANLSDWCSKKLGL